The Anoplopoma fimbria isolate UVic2021 breed Golden Eagle Sablefish chromosome 5, Afim_UVic_2022, whole genome shotgun sequence genome contains a region encoding:
- the adam8b gene encoding zinc metalloproteinase-disintegrin-like 2d, whose protein sequence is MSGGVRAERTTMGAHMVSLWLIWVFLVQTSGMLSHVEKYEVVRPQRLQGRQKRSLEDQQLYPDAVQYELTIEGRNHTVHLEKNRNLIGRGYTETRYSEDGKRLTTTPTEEHCYYHGHIKGVEDSSVSVGICSGISGFVRSRQQLYLIEPLGQTEDGDHAVYRQEDMKPGGRPGCGTSSDDTPLYDQDQDQDQDPRLAGLFRSRSWKTEPTPQKFVELVVVVDNTEYKQYGSQTKSRVLGAINHIDKLYRPLNIRVMLVGLEIWTYRDFINVDLNSETALDNFLLWRQADLLQRTKHDNAQFVTGKDFDGDTVGLANKFAMCTKNSGGVNQDHHDNPIGLASTIAHEMGHNFGLSHDAAGCLCGPYQSSGNCVMAEKLRTGNQAFPEFFSDCSVEQLAEFMERAKPTCLFKPGSVRIIAAGPSCGNALLDPGEECDCGTVEECKNRCCDASTCRLTEGSQCAHGQCCDNCQFKPAGSVCRESAGECDLSEYCTGASGDCPEDSFEMNGKPCYNQAQGYCYNGQCPTHQQHCWRLFGTGARIGSEVCFNLNKRGEEGANCGKKGSRYLPCAAQNLMCGSIFCGGGGESITGKRAGYTVYNIECKLPVDDDKTRNMEMVPKGTRCGPNKVCLDNQCVDLSVYGKKEDCAKKCNNNGVCNHKQECHCKPGWAPPHCDIQYADLPQGQIGIIGGVCAAILILLMIAAVAAGLICCKSDNRDNYTSKRKVHSAPDRLNPMFQEQSMKDRPQISLPTFMESTATQACSPLIVTVSPSRAAPQPPKKLSSAPPTSQTEPTKPLPPSKPLPPLSKPQSKAAKPPPSRPSSQTQPSSAQSEATTSQTHMNISLK, encoded by the exons ATGAGCGGCGGTGTCCGGGCAGAGCGCACCACCATGGGAGCGCACATGGTCTCACTGTGGCTGATCTGGG TTTTTCTGGTGCAGACCTCGGGGATGTTGTCTCACGTGGAGAAGTATGAGGTGGTCAGACCTCAGAGACTTCAggggagacagaagaggagcctggaGGACCAACAG ctTTACCCTGATGCGGTTCAGTACGAGTTGACCATTGAAGGGAGGAACCACACAGttcatctggaaaaaaacag GAATCTTATCGGGAGAGGCTACACTGAGACACGTTATTCAGAAGATGGAAAACGGTTGACGACAACTCCAACTGAG GAGCACTGCTACTATCACGGTCACATTAAAGGCGTGGAGGACTCATCGGTCAGTGTTGGGATTTGTTCAGGCATTAG tGGCTTTGTGAGAAGCCGACAGCAGCTTTACTTGATCGAGCCTCTGGGACAGACGGAGGACGGTGATCATGCAGTTTacagacaggaggacatgaAGCCCGGCGGCAGGCCCGGCTGTGGAACCTCGTCTGACGACACCCCGCTGTacgaccaggaccaggaccaggaccaggatcCTCGGCTCGCTGGGCTCTTCAGGTCCAGATCGTGG AAAACCGAACCCACTCCACAGAAGTTTGTCGAGCTGGTTGTGGTGGTGGACAATACTGAG TATAAGCAGTATGGAAGCCAGACTAAATCCCGTGTTCTTGGAGCTATAAATCACATTGACAAG CTATATCGACCTCTGAACATACGCGTCATGCTGGTGGGTTTGGAGATCTGGACGTACAGAGACTTCATCAACGTTGACCTTAACTCAGAGACGGCCCTTGATAACTTCCTCCTGTGGCGGCAGGCCGATCTCCTGCAGAGGACGAAGCACGACAACGCCCAGTTTGTGAC TGGCAAAGATTTTGACGGAGACACAGTGGGACTGGCGAATAAGTTTGCCATGTGTACCAAAAACTCAGGTGGAGTCAATCAG GATCACCATGACAACCCGATAGGCCTCGCCTCCACCATCGCTCATGAGATGGGTCATAATTTCGGATTGTCCCACGACGCTGCTGGTTGTCTATGCGGTCCATATCAGAGCAGTGGGAACTGTGTGATGGCAGAGAAGCTCAG gACAGGGAATCAAGCGTTCCCAGAGTTTTTCAGCGACTGCAGTGTGGAGCAGCTCGCTGAGTTCATGGAGCGAGCTAAGCCCACCTGCTTGTTCAAACCCGGCTCCGTCAGAATTATCGCTGCCGGCCCGAGCTGTGGCAACGCCCTGCTGGACCCCGGGGAGGAGTGTGACTGTGGCACTGTGGAG GAATGCAAGAACCGTTGTTGTGACGCCTCAACATGTCGTCTGACTGAAGGATCCCAGTGTGCTCATGGACAATGCTGTGACAACTGCCAG TTCAAACCGGCCGGGAGTGTCTGCAGGGAGTCAGCCGGTGAGTGCGACCTGTCTGAATATTGCACCGGAGCGTCGGGGGATTGTCCCGAGGACAGCTTCGAGATGAACGGAAAGCCCTGCTACAACCAGGCGCAGGGCTACTGCTACAACGGACAATGCCCCACACATCAGCAGCACTGCTGGAGGTTGTTTGGAACAG GGGCCAGAATTGGATCAGAAGTGTGTTTCAACCTGAACAAACGGGGTGAAGAAGGTGCTAACTGTGGGAAGAAAGGATCCCGCTACCTCCCCTGTGCTGCACA GAATCTCATGTGTGGATCTATATTTTGTGGTGGAGGGGGCGAGTCCATCACCGGTAAAAGGGCAGGGTACACCGTTTACAACATCGAATGTAAACTGCCCGTGGATGACGATAAGACAAGAAACATGGAGATGGTGCCAAAAGGAACCAGATGTGGACCGAATAAG GTTTGCCTTGACAACCAATGTGTGGATTTGTCGGTTTACGGGAAAAAGGAGGATTGTGCAAAGAAATGCAATAACAACGGG GTGTGTAATCACAAGCAAGAGTGCCACTGTAAACCCGGCTGGGCTCCTCCGCACTGCGACATCCAGTACGCAGATTTACCTCAAG GTCAGATTGGGATAATAGGTGGTGTGTGTGCggccatcctcatcctcctgatGATCGCTGCAGTGGCTGCAGGGCTGATCTGCTGCAAGTCGGACAACAGGGACAACTACACCTCCAAAAG GAAAGTGCATTCAGCTCCAGACAGGTTGAACCCGATGTTTCAGGAGCAAAGCATGAAAGACAGACCTCAGATCAGTCTGCCCACGTTCATGGAGTCGACAGCAACACAAGCCTGCTCTCCTCTGATTGTCACCGTGAGTCCCAGCAGAGCTGCTCCACAG ccaCCAAAGAAACTCTCCTCAGCGCCGCCTACCTCACAAACTGAGCCG ACAAAACCTCTACCTCCATCTAAACCTTTACCTCCTCTGAGTAAACCACAG agtaAGGCAGCCAAACCTCCCCCCTCCCGTCCCTCCAGTCAAACCCAGCCCTCCTCTGCTCAAAGCGAAGCCACAACTTCACAGACTCACATGAACATCTCACTGAAATAA
- the kctd2 gene encoding LOW QUALITY PROTEIN: BTB/POZ domain-containing protein KCTD2 (The sequence of the model RefSeq protein was modified relative to this genomic sequence to represent the inferred CDS: deleted 2 bases in 1 codon), protein MAELHAVEPSGTSTIEQPEHHRDVRGSLRLASPTLMVPPRSAQLSPGGVSSGSGGGGGGGGRSVFGFPARSSPSSPSEPGEKPGSRWVRLNVGGTYFITTKQTLCRDPKSFLFRLCQEDPDLDSDKDETGAYLIDRDPTYFGPILNYLRHGKLIMDKNLAEEGVLEEAEFYNIASLVRLVKERIRDNENRTSQGPVKHVYRVLQCQEEELTQMVSTMSDGWKFEQLISIGSSYNYGNEDQAEFLCVVSRELNNSTNGIVIEPTEKAKILQERGSRM, encoded by the exons atggctgAACTGCATGCGGTGGAGCCGAGCGGCACCAGCACCATCGAGCAGCCGGAGCACCACCGCGATGTTCGCGGCTCTCTGCGCCTCGCTTCGCCCACCCTCATGGTGCCTCCGCGGAGCGCACAGCTCAGCCCCGGCGGGGTGTCGAGCGGCAGCGgc gggggaggaggaggaggagggcgctCGGTGTTCGGGTTCCCCGCGAGGAGCAGCCCGAGCTCCCCGTCAGAACCGGGGGAGAAGCCCGGTTCGCGCTGGGTTCGGCTGAACGTCGGCGGGACGTACTTCATCACGACGAAGCAGACGCTCTGCCGCGACCCCAAGTCGTTCCTGTTCCGGCTGTGCCAGGAGGACCCCGACCTGGACTCCGACAAG GACGAGACAGGCGCCTACCTGATCGACAGGGACCCCACGTACTTCGGCCCGATCCTCAACTACCTTCGGCATGGGAAGCTGATCATGGATAAAAACCTGGCAgaggaag gcGTTCTGGAGGAAGCAGAGTTCTACAACATCGCGTCTCTGGTGCGGCTGGTGAAGGAGAGGATACGGGACAACGAGAACCGGACCTCTCAG GGTCCCGTGAAACACGTGTACCGAGTACTTCAGTGCCAAGAGGAGGAGCTCACACAGATGGTCTCAACCATGTCGGACGGCTGGAAGTTTGAGCAG CTCATAAGTATCGGCTCCTCTTATAACTACGGCAACGAGGACCAGGCAGAGTTTCTATGTGTAGTCTCTCGGGAACTCAACAACTCCACCAACGGCATCGTCATCGAGCCGACCGAGAAGGCCAAG ATCCTTCAGGAGCGAGGCTCGAGGATGTGA
- the tubgcp2 gene encoding gamma-tubulin complex component 2 has protein sequence MSEFRIHHDVNELLSLLHVRGGDGAEGYIDLLQKHRTPYVTTTVSAHSAKVKLAEFSKTPEDFLRKYEELKSKNVRNLDPLLYLLSKLCEDKETLQFLQQNAKERSESSANTTSTTTTSYSLPQTSTKMSMQELDELRKKLGNVTAGSNAPLPAEVTRKMLRDKHNKKNPTQPNPVFPNWVYDRPALIGDFITSPTPPGDPAAAAIGTMPLPAQEQALVEDLLFVLVGVDGRDITAQPVLGRQNRSFIVDSTLDMSIKELVNRILPVASYYSTITRFIEEKSSFEYGQVNHALTAAMRTLMKEYLILVTQLEHLQRQGLLSLQKLWFYIQPTMRTMEILASIASSVDKGECMGGSTLSLLHDRTFNYTGDSQAQELCLYLTKAASVPYFEILEKWIYRGIIKDPYSEFMVEEHELQKEKIQEDYNDKYWDQRYTIVQHRIPSFLQKMADKILSTGKYLNVVRECGRDVTCPDAREVLYTLKERAYVEQIEKAYNYASKVLLAFLMEEKELVSRLRSIKHYFLMDKGDFFVHFMDLTEEELKKPVDDIVPPRLEALLELALRMSTANTDPFKDDLKIDLMPHDVITQLLRVLAIETKQEKSITNADPTDVALSGLEAFSFDYIVKWPLSLIINRKALTRYQMLFRHMFYCKHVERLLCNVWISNKDFKLYSLHCAKWFAAAFALRQRMLNFVQNIQYYMMFEVMEPTWHVMENNLKTASNIDDVLCHHTSFLDNCLKDCMLTNPELLRIFSKLMSVCVMYTNCMQRFTQSMRLERLSLEQGTMDGPPTQSEHAEEAEKKRLNTKLLAEHADTLQSDAGFEATISKFDSNFSMLLLDLLDKLSIYSTNDCEHSMISIIYRLDFNGFYTERLEKMAIERSQKASV, from the exons ATGAGTGAGTTCAGGATCCACCACGACGTGAACGAGCTGCTCAGCCTGCTTCATGTGCGGGGAGGTGATGGAGCAGAGGGCTACATAGacctgctgcagaaacacaggACTCCCTATGTGACCACCACAGTGTCTGCCCACAGTGCCAAG GTTAAATTAGCAGAGTTCTCTAAAACCCCCGAGGACTTCTTGAGGAAGTACGAGGAGCTAAAGTCCAAAAATGTTCGAAACCTGGACCCTCTGCTTTATCTGCTCTCCAAACTCTGCGAGGATAAAGAG acactcCAGTTTCTGCAGCAAAACGCCAAAGAGAGGTCGGAGTCATCAGCGAACACGACGTCCACCACAACTACCAGTTACAGTCTGCCTCAGACCAGCACCAAGATGTCCATGCAGGAGCTGGATGAGCTGCGGAAGAAGCTCGGCAACGTTACGGCCGGCTCCAACGCTCCTCTG CCCGCTGAGGTCACACGGAAGATGCTGAGggacaaacacaacaagaagAACCCGACGCAGCCCAACCCCGTGTTCCCTAACTGGGTTTATGACCGCCCCGCTCTCATCGGAGACTTCATCACCAGCCCGACTCCTCCAGGagatccagcagcagcagccatcg GAACCATGCCGCTGCCGGCGCAGGAGCAAGCTCTGGTGGAGGATCTGCTGTTTGTCCTGGTTGGAGTCGACGGACGAGACATCACCGCTCAGCCCGTTCTGGGGAGACAGAACCGCTCCTTCATCGTGGACTCGACGCTGGACATGTCCATCAAAGAGCTGGTCAACAGAATACTACCAGTGGCGTCGTATTACTCCACTATAACACG cTTCATTGAGGAGAAGTCGTCCTTTGAGTACGGACAGGTGAACCACGCGCTGACGGCGGCCATGAGGACCCTGATGAAGGAGTACCTGATCCTAGTCACTCAGCTGGAGCACCTCCAGCGGCAGGGTCTGCTGTCCCTGCAGAAGCTTTGGTTTTACATCCAGCCCACCATGAGGACCATGGAGATCCTGGCCTCCATCG CGTCCTCGGTGGACAAAGGAGAGTGCATGGGCGGCTCGACGCTGAGTCTTCTTCACGATCGAACCTTCAACTACACCGGCGACAGCCAGGCTCAGGAGCTGTGCCTCTACCTCACCAAAGCAGCTAGCGTCCCGTACTTTGAGATCCTGGAGAAGTGGATCTACAGGGGCATCATCAAGGATCCGTACAG TGAGTTCATGGTGGAGGAGCACGAGCTGCAGAAAGAGAAGATTCAGGAGGACTACAACGACAAGTACTGGGACCAGAGGTACACCATCGTACAACACCGGATTCCCTCCTTTCTACAGAAAATGGCAGACAAAATATTAAGCACag GGAAATACCTCAATGTGGTGCGTGAGTGCGGCCGCGATGTGACGTGTCCCGATGCCAGAGAGGTCCTGTACACCCTGAAGGAGAGGGCTTATGTGGAGCAGATAGAGAAGGCTTACAACTACGCCAGCAAAGTCCTGCTGGCCTTCCTcatggaggagaaggagctggTTTCACGCTTGAG aTCCATCAAACACTACTTCCTGATGGACAAAGGTGATTTCTTCGTGCACTTCATGGACCTGACGGAGGAAGAGCTGAAGAAGCCGGTGGACGATATCGTTCCTCCCAGACTGGAAGCCCTGCTGGAGCTGGCTCTGAGGATGAGCACCGCCAACACGGACCCCTTCAAAGACGACCTCAag ATTGACTTAATGCCTCATGACGTCATCACTCAGCTGCTGCGGGTGCTCGCCATCGAGACCAAACAGGAGAAGTCCATCACCAACGCCGACCCGACGGACGTGGCCCTCAGCGGGCTGGAGGCCTTCTCCTTCGACTACATCGTCAAGTGGCCGCTCTCGCTCATCATCAACAG GAAAGCCCTGACGAGGTACCAGATGTTGTTCAGACACATGTTTTACTGCAAACATGTGGAGAGGCTGCTGTGCAACGTGTGGATCAGCAACAAAGACTTCAAGCTGTACTCTTTACATTGTGCCAAATG GTTTGCTGCTGCGTTTGCCCTCCGACAGCGTATGCTCAACTTCGTGCAGAACATCCAGTACTACATGATGTTTGAGGTGATGGAGCCCACGTGGCACGTCATGGAGAACAACCTGAAAACC GCGTCAAACATCGATGACGTTCTCTGTCATCACACCAGCTTCCTGGACAACTGCCTGAAGGACTGCATGCTGACCAACCCAGAGCTCCTCAGGATCTTCTCCAAACTCATGTCTGTCTGCGTCATGTACACAAACTGCATGCAG CGCTTCACTCAGAGCATGAGGTTAGAGCGTCTCTCTCTGGAGCAAGGCACCATGGATGGGCCTCCCACTCAGAGCGAACATgctgaggaggcagagaagaaAAGGCTGAACACAAAG TTATTAGCGGAGCATGCAGACACCCTCCAGTCAGACGCAGGCTTTGAAGCCACCATCAGCAAGTTTGACAGTAACTTCagcatgctgctgctggaccTGCTGGACAAGCTGAGCATCTACAGCACCAACGACTGTGAGCACAGCATGATCAGCATCATCTACAG GTTGGATTTCAATGGGTTCTACACCGAGCGTCTGGAGAAGATGGCCATAGAGCGGAGTCAGAAAGCATCAGTGTAG